tagtccatgatcgaacaaagtttgtcaaatacaaacgaaacatgctacagtgtccagattgcaaaaatttacaatctaaaccaggcctgaaTCCTCCTCCTATGGCCTATGGACTAACGGTACGAAATCCTGACAAAAAGGATCTTCTTATGGCACGAAAGAAGTGAAGAAATCCGAGCATTTCTTATGGCACAAATAATTAATTTTTTCTAGGTCCTCGGTAAACATACGAACAAACACACGTACTCGCGAAACTGCAGTGCACGTGCGAAATGCTCCGCCGAAATATATGCAGTGCAGTGGAAGGAAGGAGAGCTGTGCGAGCGGCTGAAGCGCCGAGCACGCAGAGGCAGGCACACCACCAGTCGGCTAGCCCGGACACTGCTACCACCGCACTGCCGCCCACTGCGCCTGTTTCGGGTCGGTTTGCCCCAGAAGAGGAGAGCCTGTCGCCCGCCTATCCAAAGCTCAGCATCCTTCCCTACTCCCCCTCCCTCACTCCCCAAATCCCAATCTCCCACCATTTCCCCCAACACTCGCCCCCCTCTTCCGCCATGGTCATGGACAAGTCCAACCTCCCACaaccgccgcagccgccgcctccctcctccgcctcctcctcgctCAAGTCCCTCAACAAGGCCTCCTACAAGATCTCCAAGCAGTCGACCTCCGCCTCTCCCGCTCCTGCTCCCGCTCCCGTTTCCACCATGAGAGCgccttccccgccgccgccggctccccGCCCACCCCCACCGCTCCCGCCGCAGCAGGCCCCCTCTGTCCCTGCCGACCACCCGCCTCCCCAGCCCCCTGTGTACAACATCGACAAGTCCAACTTCCGCGACGTCGTGCAGAAGCTCACAGGCTCGCCGTCCCACCTCCTGCCGCCGCAGCCCGCGGCCGCCCCGGCCCCCGCCCGTGCCCCCCTCATGGCGCCGCCACCCCCGCCTCCTCCGCCTCACATCATGGCGCCTCCGCCGCCGACGGCGATACCCTCCCGCCTCCACCGCATCCGCCCGCCGCCGCTGGCCCCGCCGCCCATCCTTCCCCCGGCACCGCCGGCGCTCTCCCCGCTCCCGCCGCTCCCGGCGGTCTGCATGACCGCGGAGTCGCCCATCTCCGCATACATGCGCCGCCTCCGTGGGATGCCCTCGCCGATCCACGTGCCCACGTCGCCGCTCGGCTTCGGCTGCCTGCCCTCGCCGCGGACGCCGCCGTCGCCCGGCGTGCCCATGCCGGCCACCAGTCCCCGCGTCCGCGACCCGTGACGCAGGAACCCCACCACCGttgcgccgccgccgtggccgatGTGTAGATAGGGCTGGTGTAGGAGAGATCTGGCGAGACGGCGGGCGACGGGCGGCGACCCAAGGAGGAAGCAGCAAGCAATACTTCACATTCTGCTAGCTCTCATCTCTCTCTCAAAAACCTTTAGCTCAAAAAATTCTTTCTTTTTTCTCCTAGTAGCGTGCTCCACCTGCCTGGATATTTTGCTGGTGTTTGTATATGGGACATGCGGCGTTTGCTGGTGTATATGGTAGCCAAGCAAGAGTATATGGATTGCTCATGTTTGGCTAATTTTTTGTAACAAAGCTTATGCAAGCAATATGTATGGCAGAATCTCAT
This genomic interval from Miscanthus floridulus cultivar M001 unplaced genomic scaffold, ASM1932011v1 os_2556_1_2, whole genome shotgun sequence contains the following:
- the LOC136535124 gene encoding vegetative cell wall protein gp1-like produces the protein MLRRNICSAVEGRRAVRAAEAPSTQRQAHHQSASPDTATTALPPTAPVSGRFAPEEESLSPAYPKLSILPYSPSLTPQIPISHHFPQHSPPSSAMVMDKSNLPQPPQPPPPSSASSSLKSLNKASYKISKQSTSASPAPAPAPVSTMRAPSPPPPAPRPPPPLPPQQAPSVPADHPPPQPPVYNIDKSNFRDVVQKLTGSPSHLLPPQPAAAPAPARAPLMAPPPPPPPPHIMAPPPPTAIPSRLHRIRPPPLAPPPILPPAPPALSPLPPLPAVCMTAESPISAYMRRLRGMPSPIHVPTSPLGFGCLPSPRTPPSPGVPMPATSPRVRDP